The Salvelinus fontinalis isolate EN_2023a chromosome 9, ASM2944872v1, whole genome shotgun sequence sequence CATAATAACCTGTCATCTCTACCACACGACCTCTTTTCCCCGCTGCAGTACCTGGTGGAGCTCCATCTCCACCACAACCCTTGGAGGTGTGACTGTGACGTGGTCTGGCTGTCCTGGTGGCTCAGGGAGTACATCCCCACTAACTCCACCTGCTGCGGCCGCTGCCACTCCCCTGCCCACATGAGAGGACGATACCTGGTGGAGGTGGACCAGACCACATTCCAGTGCTCTGCTCCCTTCATCCTGGATGCTCCAAGGGACCTCAACATCTCTGCAGAGAGAGTGGCTGAGCTCAAGTGTCTTACGGCCGCCATGTCATCGGTCCGATGGCTGCTTCCTAACGGGACCGTTCTGACCCACGGATCGTCTCACCCTCGGATCTCTGTCCTCAATGATGGAACGCTCAACTTCTCCAACGTTTTGCCGTCGGACAAGGGTGTCTATACTTGTATGGTGACTAACATGGCAGGTAACTCCAACGCCTCAGCCTACCTAAATGTAAGCAGTGCCGAGCTCAACACCTCCAACCTGTCCTATTTCACTACAGTGACTGTGGAGGTGCTGGAGCCCACCGTAGAAGAGACACCCAAACCCAAACCCACAGTCCCAGCCTCGCCCTCCGTGTTCCAGCCCGTCTTCATCTCCACGCCCACCATGCTGCTCCAGAGCACCCAGACCCCCCGCCAGGTGTCTCTCCCCACAGCCCGTGGCCCCACCCACCCCTCCGCCAGCCTGGACGAGGTCGTGAAGACAACCAAGATCATCATTGGCTGCTTCGTTGCCGTGACGCTCCTTGCCGCTGCCATGTTGATCGCCTTCTACAAGCTGCGTAAGCGGCACCAGCAGCGGAGCACGGTGGCGGTGGCACGGACCATCGAGATCATCCAAATGGACGAGGAGGTTCCCGAGGTTCCACCGGCCAGGTCAGGTTCTAGCGAGTCTGAGGAGACGGGGCTGGCTCTGCCCACCATCTTAAAAACAAGATACATCTCATCATCCTCATCGTCctcccacagagacagagacagagacagagacagagacagggacagggatagAGCTGCCTACGGGGCTCACTGGACCCATAACAACCTGGGAAACTCCCTGCACCGTTCCTCCAGCCGCCAGCATCATCAGCAGCACCACCACAGCCTCATCAGCACCATCGCAGAGCCCTACGTCATTAAGACCACTCACACCAAGGAGAAGGTCCAGGAGACCCAGATCTAAGG is a genomic window containing:
- the LOC129862266 gene encoding leucine-rich repeat-containing protein 4-like, which translates into the protein MSTVGRVSLQPTWNAALLALLALTMVPAPSVCQPAGLGPPPNPQNCPVVCSCTNQIGKVVCTRRGLVRVPPGIPTNTRYLNLMENSIETIQADTFRNLHHLEVLQLGRNAIRQIEVGAFNGLASLNTLELFDNRLTGIPSGAFEYLSKLRELWLRNNPIESIPSYAFNRVPSLMRLDLGELRRLEYISDGAFEGLQNLKYLNLGMCNLREMPVLSPLTGLEELEMSENTFPEMKPGSFRGLRSLQKLWIMNSGITVIARNAFDDITALVELNLAHNNLSSLPHDLFSPLQYLVELHLHHNPWRCDCDVVWLSWWLREYIPTNSTCCGRCHSPAHMRGRYLVEVDQTTFQCSAPFILDAPRDLNISAERVAELKCLTAAMSSVRWLLPNGTVLTHGSSHPRISVLNDGTLNFSNVLPSDKGVYTCMVTNMAGNSNASAYLNVSSAELNTSNLSYFTTVTVEVLEPTVEETPKPKPTVPASPSVFQPVFISTPTMLLQSTQTPRQVSLPTARGPTHPSASLDEVVKTTKIIIGCFVAVTLLAAAMLIAFYKLRKRHQQRSTVAVARTIEIIQMDEEVPEVPPARSGSSESEETGLALPTILKTRYISSSSSSSHRDRDRDRDRDRDRDRAAYGAHWTHNNLGNSLHRSSSRQHHQQHHHSLISTIAEPYVIKTTHTKEKVQETQI